The DNA segment CTTAGCTTATAAAAAGAAAATAATATGGCAATACACGTTGCGATCACCAGAAAAATACTTCCTGGAAAAGAAAAAGAGTTTAAAGAATCCCTGCAGCATTTCCTTGGAGCGTCCTTTACACATGGCGGCGTACACGGAGCTGCGATGATCTCTTCTTTCCCGGGAGCCGACAGTAATGAAATTGGTATTCTCAGGACATTTAAAGACGAGCAGGAGCGTGATGCTTTTTATAATTCCGCATTGTTTATGGAATGGGAGGCATATGCTTCGACACTTACAGAAGTTCCGGTATACCGGGAGCTTATGGGTCTCGAAGCCTGGTTCAGATCTCCGTCGCCTCCGCCACGATGGAAAATGGCTGTCGCAACATTATGTGGCGTATTCCCGACGAGCTTATTTTTATACTATACCGTCGGTTTGTTCATTAGCAATCTGCCACCTGTAATTCGACTTTTAATTACAGCAGCATCGATGGTTGGTCTGTTGACCTGGGTAGTGATGCCAGTGCTGATCAAAATTATGAAGAAGTGGCTGCAAAGCGTGGGTTAAGCAGAAAAATATTTCAGCCCCCATTTATGCAGATCGTCAATAATTTTTAGTAATTCCAAACCTTTATCGGTGATCATGTAATGAATACTTTTCGGAGCTTTCTCTTTGAGGATTATTTTGTCAACTAATTTGTCATTAACTAATTCTGAAAGCCTTTTGCCAAGTATCTGATCCGACAAAGATGGGAAAGCATGTTTTAATGTGCTGAATTGTTTTGTGCCCGAAGCGACCTTATGCAGTATCTGCATTTTCCATCGTGGGCTAATATCTCTTAATACATCATTTACCTCACACGCAAGGCTTAAGGCTGTAATATTACAGGCATTCGATGTCCCGGGTTTTAACTGACTTGACATATTCTGATTTGAGGTTTGCTCACTTTCGGGTGAGTTATTGAATTGTAAAAAGACATTGACAACTTTTGCATAAAAAAATATTATGAAATCATTAATCAAAAGTACAAAGTCGTTTTTCATCTTACTAATATTACTACTATCAGTTTTCGAAATAAATGCGCAGTCTACGTCAAATAAGCCCATTTTTGTCTTAGTTCATGGTGCTTTTCATGGTGGCTGGTGTTGGCAAAGGGTAAGCACGGAATTGCGAAGCAAAGGAAACCTTGTTTATACGCCAACGTTGAGTGGACTTGGGGAACATAAAAATACATTTAATGACGAGATCGATCTGAATACTCATATTACAGACATTGTAAATTTCCTGATTACAGAAGACTTGCACAATGTAGTTTTAGTCGGCCATAGCTATGCCGGAGCTGTGATAGCAGGTGTTGCAGATCGGATGCCGGATCGGTTGTCTAAACTGGTTTTTCTTGATGCAATGCTTATGGAGAATGGCCAAAGCGCACTAGATGTAAGTCCGGACGACATCCGGGAATATTTCATTAAGGTGTCAATGGACTACGACAATGGACTAAGTATCCCGTTCTTCAGCAGTGATTTTTTTGGTGTGACTAACTTAGCCGATATAAAATGGGTAAATGACCGTCTGACCAATCAGCCATTTAAAACATTTTGTCAGCCTTTGGAGTTAAAGCACCCCTACGGTAATGATTTGCCGTTGACTTATATTGCTTGTACCGGACCGGAACTAAGAGCGATCCAACCTTTTGCAGACAAAACAAAAAAGAGCAAAAACTGGAAGTATCTGGAGCTTAAAACGGGCCATGATGCCATGATAACAATGCCTGTAGAGTTGTCCAATATGCTACAATCATTAATGTGATTCATGCTATTGAGATTGGGCAAGAAATGTGGGACAACTCTTAAAGATACGAAAAGGTGGTTAGGTGGAGATGCCAGTGCTGATCAAAATTATGATGAGATGACTGCAAAGCTCGGACATTTAATGTTTTGTTAATATGTCTATCATGTGCTGGGGGTAATTTCGCTTCATATTTTAAATGATGAATTATAAAAAAAGCTTGCTGATACTTCTGTTTAATGGTCTCTTTTTGATCACATTTGGGCAGCGTACATTAGCACCACTTCCCAAATCTAAAAATGGCTTTATCGTAATTGCCCACCGCGGAAGCCATCTGATAAAACCCGAAAATAGTATTGCCTCAATTGAGGAAGCTATAGACCTTGGTGCGGATTATGTTGAAATAGACCTTCGTACCACCCGTGATGGTCATTTGGTTTTAATTCACAATGAAACCGTAGATCATACCACCAATGGCAGAGGCAGGATTCAGGATCTGAGCCTGGATGAAGTGGAGAAACTTAGTTTGAATGCTAAGGATGGGTATACCTATAGACTACCTCGTTTTAAGGAAGCTTTGAAAGCCTGTAAGAACCGGATCAATATTTATCTGGATTTTAAGGAGGCTGATGTAGCACAGGCATACGAAGAAATTAAAGCTGCGGGAATGGAAAAGCAGGTGCTGGTTTATATCAATAAAACTGAGCAGTATGGGTTATGGAGGGCTCTGGCTCCCCAGATGCCGCTCATGTCTGGCTTGCCAAAGCACATAAAAACGAAAGAAGAATTGAGTTCCTTTCTCGATAAAATGCCGTTGGAAGCAACGGATCGTTTTCCAGACCCAGCACTTATTGCAGCAATAAAGGAAAGCGGATTGTCTGTCTTTTTAGATGTGCAAATGGCTGATGAAGATCCGGTGAAATGGAAAACTGCAATGGATAAAGGAGTTCAGGGTGTTCAAACCGATCATCCTAAAGCACTAATCGAATATTTACAAACAAATCACGTGCGGAATGGTATAAACGTTTCGCGGCCATAAATCATCTCTTCAAAACCACCAATAACCATCAAAATTTTCAAAAGAATTCTAGGGAAATGGAACCTTTTTGTTCGAACTTACGCAAAGCAGCAAGAGGCACACCCGATCGTTCAGACAAGCCTTCTTGAGTCAACGCCATGCATAGTCTTCTATTCCAAATATTCTCGGCAAGTTTTTTTATGCTTTAGATGTGAATGTAAGTGATAACATAATAGTAGTAATGGGGTTTATTTAGTGATTACTAATACTATAGTGTTACAACTATAGTTGATCAGAAATAATCCTAAGAATTTTGATCAACAGAAATATAACAGTTATTCTGAGAAGTTACCCGCTGGCTCTTGATGAAATCACTGTTTACTTTTTCCATGGCCTTAGACAACCTATTCTGAAACGCACTGACAATATCCTGAGGGATATATTTCGCACCTTTCGGGAGCTCATTCAGTGTAATCGTAATTTTTTTTCGCTTCATTGTAAACTGTTTTTAAATTCTGTATAAGTCTGAAAACCAGTTTCCAAAGTTATAAACTTATTCCCGTTTTTCTTAATGATCTTGCCTGGATAATTGGCAAATATCAATCCATCTTGTTTCCTGCGATGGGTTTAGTCGCATCAACTATGATAAGTCCACCGGCAATTTTCCTGCTGAAATTGTGGCTTGTGTAAATCTCACTGCACCAGATAAACTTGGGCATGGGTGTATTTAAAAGTCCATCTTTGACTTTCGCATTTAGGCCAACCAATCCAAAAATATGATACTTAAACAATCTAGAGGAAGTAATAAAGGCCTTGAAGACAAAGTTCTTGGCAAACTTATATCCAAAGTCCTTGTCTGCCAAAATCGTCAGAAGTAATTTTTTGCCCCGAACTGCCTCCAGATAGATCTTCTTATATAAGGGCACTACCACCGTGACTACCTTAGCATCACTCAAGTTCGAGTCATTCTCATAGTTGGTATTCACAGGATCAGCAAGATCTTCAAAAAGTATGTATTTGGTCTGGCGTAAAATTAAAAAAGCCTGGGTGTAACTTAACCCAGGCTTTAAACTTAATTTAGTCTTCCCTAACGGTTATAAGCATCTACAGCATTCTCCAAATGTCTGTTACCGGATGCCTGGATGAAATATCCGCCTGTAGCTAAGCCTGCTCCCGCTCCGAGCAATATAAAGGCAGGGGTGAAATTAGGACCTTTACCAAAATTAGAACCAAATCCATTTCCGCTTGACATATGTCTATTGCTGCTACCCGCGGCCAAAAAGGAAATTAGCCCGGATACGATAGCTGCTCCTGCAACGATATACATTGTTTTTCCTGTATTTATGCTTTTTCTGTAGTTTTTCAACATGTCCATGGCCTTGGGATTGTCCGCCATATCTGCGCTCAGGTTGTGGTAATTTGCTTTTTTTAAATCTCCGTAACCTTTGTTGTAATACATTTTTACATCTACAGCTTGTGGTCTTCTATCTATATACCTGTTACGCCTATACCGATGATCGTATTGGTAAGGATAATAGTCTTCCTGCTGAAACACATTGATCTTGCCCTCGATAATTCGTTCAGAAAAGGAGGTGGTACTACCAAAATGGAGTCTTCGGGTATTGGCAAAAAAGCCGTCTTCATTACTGAAAAATTTGACCTGTTCTGTTGGGACTTTTCTGGAATCGGCCCGAAGTTGCAGGTATCCGGAAAAATCTGGACGTAGTCTAATGTCCTTGGCATAGATCACAGAATCGGAATAGAGATAGATGAAATTTTTTGATTCGTGCACCTGGGCACGGGTAGTCAGGGCAAAGCATGCCATGACACCGATGAGTAATTTTTTCATATGGTTCAATTTGTGTGTAATTAATGTTACGCAAATTATCAGCCATTATTTGATTTGTAAGAAATAAAATACATCCATACAAGAAGGAAGGATCGGTGTTTTAAATTCTATATCTGATGTCCGGATTATGATTCAATTCATTCTTAGTGTTGAAGGTGTAGTAGATCTAACGTAAATTAATATATATGAGGGCTTTACTTCAGCATGATCTATGTAGCTTGTTCCGAAATAATTTTTTCAACTTGTTTATTTGGGAATTAATAGTGTGTTGTATATCTTGTAAAATGAAATTACCGCCTTACAATACTTTCCCAAATATTCTTGCTGAGAAAATCTCCCTGCGACAAATTCAACCCTCTGACATCAATGACATTATCGAAATTTCATTTTACGATGGGATCCAGGCAACAACAGTGCAGCAGGCGATAGAAATGCAGGATAAAATCAACAAAGACTATTTTGACGGGAATTCAATTCATTGGGGCATTGTAGAGAACGAAACGAATAAGATTGTGGGGACTTGCGGTTATTATCGCGGACTGGACAAAGGAACCGGAGAACTTGGCTGCGTTTTATTACCTCAATACCAGGGGCAGGGTTTTATGACTTTAGCAATGTCTTTAGCCATAGACTTTGGAATAAATAACATCGGACTAAAGCGCATTTACGCGATAACGAGTAAAGCAAACAACAAAGCCAGGAAACTTCTCGATCGATTGAACTTCATTAAAATTGCAGAGTTGGAAGATGATGAAATTGAATACGAATTAAAACACAGTAGTCTTACCGGATCTGTCTGAGAACATTGTTAAACATTAAACTGCCTTAAATGATGGTCTGAATGTTTATAAGCAAAGACGCCAATCTGCTCTCTTGTCATTTTTCCAAAGAAATCGTGAATGAACTGGTCGTTTGAAAAGTGCTCATAATCAGTGATTAAATCTACAAGAATTTTCTTCTGAGCATTCAGGTCGCCTTCTTTTTGTGTTACAGTGAATGCTTTGCCGGCCGGCATGCCTTTGCCCAGCGGCTTATCATCTTTAGTATTGCTTTTGAGTGCCATTTTGCCAAAGATCTTACCCAACCATTCCTGCTTGTAAACAGGACTGTTTTTTCCTAAAACCCATTCATTCCATATATTGCAATGCCTGGTCATTTGAAAAACATTCATTTTGCCCCAAAGTGCTGTGCTGTTTTCATTGAGCGCCTCAACTCTTCTCGTCAATTCATCTCGTATTGCCGGATCAAATATTGTTTTCATTGTCAAAATTGTTTAGCGGTTGCAATGAAAAATAGTTGCCGGAATCATCTTTAAATAATGCTTCTGTTCCGTAAAATTCTTTTGTAGGTGGTTTGATAAATTCCACTCCTTTGGCTTTTAGCTCTTCATAAGTAGCAAAAATATCGGTGCAGGTTAATACTCCACAACCAAATATTCCTTTTTTGATGAGGTCTATTAAGTTTTCTGCAACTTCTTTCGGAAACATTTTACTTACGGTAACGGGAAACAAGACCAGTTGTAAGTCGGGTTGTTCCGGAGGTGAAACGGTTAGCCAACGGGTTTCTGGTCCCATGGGGATGTCGTCTACAAGTTTGAAGCCTAATTTGTTTACATAGAAGTCATAAGCGCTATTCTGGTCTATGACATGAATGTTTGTAATGCTCATTTTAGTAATCATGGTAATTTTAGATTAGATGTTAAACTCATTACAAACTTGAAGAATAATTTAAACATCGGGTTCTTCAAAATTGCTATTCTCATTGTCAATCCAGCCGTGTTGATAGGCGTAACAACCCGGCACAAAAGAAAGGGGCCGGAGACTGATTTTCTTTTGAGTCTCCTGATGGTGTTTGAGGTAATTGGATGGAGATTTACCTACCACTTTTGAGAAAAGTCCGCTGAAAGAGGAAAGGCTGTCAAAGCCTACTAAAAAGCAAGCTTCGGAAACCGTGATGTTGTTCTTCAGTAATTCTTTGGCCTTTTCGATTCTTACATATTTTAAATACTGGTGGGGTGTCTTTCCATAGGCAGATTTGAACAGCCGGATAAAATGAAATTTAGAGAAATAGGCCTCATCAGAAATGCCATTGAGGTCTATTTTATCCGCATAGTTGTTGTCGATGAATAATTTTGCCTGAACGATTCGTCGATATAAATAAACCTTCGGATATTGATCTGTAGCCATTTTTTATCTCGTATTTATACAAAATAAAAAAAAATCATCAAAGTTTGTCCAATTTTAAAAAGCCGTTTGTCTTCAGGTTATAAAATCAAAAATTATAACAAAATGGAAAAGAGAATAAACATCTTCGGAAAAGGACAAAACGCATTGAAGCCACTTTTTGAAATGGCAGGTTATTTAAAAAAATCATCTTTGGGTGTGGAGCTGATGCACCTGATCGAATTCAGGGTCTCACAAATCAACGAATGTGCCTATTGCCTGGACATGCATTATAAGGATGCAAGGGCGAAGGGAGAAACTGAACAACGCCTGTATGGACTTAGTGCATGGAAAGAAGCACCTTATTATACGGAAAGAGAAAGAGCCGCATTTGAATGGGCGGAAGCAGTAACGGCAGCTCATATACCTGATGAGGTTTATCAAAGGGTAAGTGCTCATTTTTCAGAACTTGAACTGGTTGACCTTACCATGGTTGTGACCACCATCAATACCTGGAACCGCATTAATCTTTCTTTCCCGAATGTGCCGGGAACTTATAAAGTTGGCATGTTTGGCTAGGGGCCTGCAAAATGTCCTTATCATCCCCGATGAGGACTTTTTTTATTCCATATTATAAATATCAGTAGTTATTTTTACAATTAAAATAGAAGAATATGAACGACTTTTTATTGATTTTCAGAAGAGATTTCACAAATAAAGAAGCACAGCCTTCTCCGGAAGAATTACAAAATTCGATTAGCGCCTGGCAGAACTGGTTTGGTGGGATTGCAGCTCAAAATAAACTGGCACGGCCACTGCAACGCTGGGATATATCCGGTAAGGTGGTAAAGTCAGACAAGCACGTCATCAATGGACCCTTTGTCGAAATTAAAGAATCTATTGGCGGACTGGTTATCATCAAGGCAGAAAGTTATGAAGATGCAGTCGAGATTGCCCAGGGGTGTCCGATCCTTGAACTCGGTGGAAACGTAGAAGTAAGAATGGCTACTGAACCTGAGGCATAGATCATATCAAATGAAGCAGCAGGAACTGATCCCGAATTTATTTAGAAGCGAATATCAAAAAATCGTTTCGGTACTTTGCCGTTTGTTCGGTATGGCACATATTGAGATAGCGGAAGATATTGTGAGTGATACTTTCCTTGCTGCTACAGAGATCTGGAGTACAAAGGGATTACCCGATAATCCCAGAGCATGGTTATATACCGTTGCGAAAAATAAAACTAAAAATTATCTCAAAAGAGATTCCCTGTTCCAGCAAAAGTTATCTCCGGAGATTCAATATGATACTGCCAATACGGAAGAATTTGAGTTGGATCTGTCGGTCAAAAATATCGGAGATAGCCAGCTTGCCATGATCTTTACGGTCTGCAATCCTCAGATCTCCACCGAATCTCAGGTGGCATTGGCACTTAATTTACTTTGCGGGTTTGGTATTCAGGAGATTGCGGATGCTTATTTAACCAATAAGGAGGTCGTTTATAAACGGCTTAACCGGGCTAAAGAAAAGTTGAAAGAATTGAACATCAGTATTAAACAGCCAAGCTTGAATGAGATCAGTTTGCGGATGGATAATGTATTGACCACCTTGTACCTGCTGTTTTCTGAAGGTTATTATTCCATTTCTCAGAATACAACGCTCCGAAGAGATTTTTGCACAGAGGCCATGCGGTTGGTCTACCTGCTGACTGATCACGACCATACCAATCTTCCAAAGGTAAATGCATTGCTGTCGCTGATGTGTTTCCACGCATCCAGGTTTGATGCCCGTTCAGATCAAAATGGAGAAGCTATTCTGTACCAGGATCAGGATGAAAGTCTCTGGAACATGGAACTGATTGATCAGGGGAAATACTATTTGGGTTTATCTGCTGCAGGTGATCAGTTCAGCAAATATCACCTGGAAGCTGGTATTGCTTACTGGCATACCTATAAGGAGGACAAACCAGAAAAATGGACACAAATTCTGCAGCTTTACAACAACTTGTTGATCCTGGAATATTCGCCTATTGTTGCCTTAAACCGGACTTTCGCATTGGCGAAGGTGAACGGAAAACTGGCGGCCATTGCAGAAGCTGAAAAACTGAAACTTACGGATCATCATTTTTATTACTCCCTGCTCGGTAATCTATATACAGATCTCGATAATGAGGTGGCTTTGCAGCATTATAAGCAGGCATTGGCAATGGCGGTCTCGAATGCGGAGCAACTGACCATCAGCAAACACATTCAGCAGTTGGAAAAGCTTATTTAGCGTTGAGTTAAATGAAACTTAAACATATGAAAACGCATAATAAAGAGACTGTATCATAGGATGCAGTCTCTTTATTTTGAACCCGATATTCTTACCCTTATCTTAAATTACCTGGCTTGCGGATCCAGTCTGCATAGGTTTCCTGGCCAATGCGGGGATGATCTCCGGGAACTAGTGACTGATCATTAATTTCTGCTCCGAAATATGGGGCATGTAGGTCTGTTACCACCTTTCTGTTGTCATTTTTAAGGCTGAGGTATTGTCTGACGATTTCATCCAGCCCGATCTTTTCAGGTCCGGCAACTTCTGTTGATCCGTTCAATGGTGCGCCAAGCGTAATGTCGGCTAGTGCTGCAACGACATCATCTGAAGCGATAGGCTGGAACTGGGCTGGGGATACATGTATTTGATCTTCCTGAATTCCTGCCTGTGCAATACCTCCCACAAATTCGAAAAATTGCGTAGCATGCAGGATGGAGTAGGGGATTCCGGATTCCTTGATCAACGTTTCCTGTACCAGCTTGGCCTGGAAATAAGTATTTGCATTTGGACGGTCTGTGCCGACAACCGATAGGGCTACATGGTGTTTTACTCCGGCAATGAGTTCTGCAACAATCAGATTTCGCCCTGAAGTTTCGAAGAATTCCAGGACTGCTTTTTGCTCAAATGACGGGGAGTTGGCCACGTCAACCACCACTTCCGCTCCCTTTAGGGCTTCATTAAGTCCTTCGCCGGTAACGGAATTTACTCCGGTACCTGGAGAAGCTGCGATTACTTCGTGTCCGGCTTCGCTTAAGGTTTTTACCAGTTTTGTTCCGATGAGGCCAGTGCCTCCGATTACTACAATTTTCATATCCTAAAATTTAAGTTGTTTTTTAGTAATGACAGTTGAAGTTCTTGAATTGGACAAGTTTTGTCTCTTTTATTTTTTGTGTAGATTCAGTTTTCAGTTATTCAACTCCTATAAAATCCATGGTTTGTTCCTACAGGTGGTGGAGATCAAGAGTTTTTTATCTGGAATTTTTCTTCAACGATCTATAAGATAAATAGAGATTGCCGGTAGCGGAACAGACAAATCTGAAAATATTTATTTATCATTGACTGCGATTGCCGCAAAATTATAAATGACACTTTACCATAAGCTTTCTGATGCTGAACTTTTTTCCTGCTTGAAAAAGGGAGATGAACTGGCCTATACGGAAATTTATAAAAGGTTCTGGGCGGTACTCTACCGCCACGCAAGAAGAATGCTGCAGGACGAAGAAGAAGCAGAAGATGTGATTCAGGAGGTATTTACAATGCTTTGGAATAAGGCTTCTGAATTGCAAATCAAAGATTCTCTGTCGGGATTTCTGTATGCCACCGTTCGCAACCGGATCTTTGACCATATGGAACATGGTAAAGTGAAATCAAAGTATATGTCTTCTCTGGGCAAGTTTATAGAAGATGGTGCATACCATACGGATTACCTTATTCGTGAAAAGCAACTGAAGGAACTTATTGAGCAGGAGATTTCAGCGCTACCGGAAGCAATGCGTGTTGCATTTCTGCTTAGCAGGAACGCGAATCTATCCTATAAAGATATTGCTGAGCAGATGGGAGTGACTGAAAATGCGGTGCGAAATAACATAAGCCGTGCACTGAAAATTTTAAGACAAAAATTCGGCAGTGCCGTATGGATTTATTTGTTTTTTAATAGTTGGTAATTAGTTTGTTATGTTGTTGTTAAAAAAATATTAACTTTTTCTGAGAGGATAGCCTATACCTTCCCGTCTTTACCATATCACCAGCCTGGTTGACATCACA comes from the Pedobacter sp. FW305-3-2-15-E-R2A2 genome and includes:
- a CDS encoding sigma-70 family RNA polymerase sigma factor — its product is MKQQELIPNLFRSEYQKIVSVLCRLFGMAHIEIAEDIVSDTFLAATEIWSTKGLPDNPRAWLYTVAKNKTKNYLKRDSLFQQKLSPEIQYDTANTEEFELDLSVKNIGDSQLAMIFTVCNPQISTESQVALALNLLCGFGIQEIADAYLTNKEVVYKRLNRAKEKLKELNISIKQPSLNEISLRMDNVLTTLYLLFSEGYYSISQNTTLRRDFCTEAMRLVYLLTDHDHTNLPKVNALLSLMCFHASRFDARSDQNGEAILYQDQDESLWNMELIDQGKYYLGLSAAGDQFSKYHLEAGIAYWHTYKEDKPEKWTQILQLYNNLLILEYSPIVALNRTFALAKVNGKLAAIAEAEKLKLTDHHFYYSLLGNLYTDLDNEVALQHYKQALAMAVSNAEQLTISKHIQQLEKLI
- a CDS encoding carboxymuconolactone decarboxylase family protein, with the protein product MEKRINIFGKGQNALKPLFEMAGYLKKSSLGVELMHLIEFRVSQINECAYCLDMHYKDARAKGETEQRLYGLSAWKEAPYYTERERAAFEWAEAVTAAHIPDEVYQRVSAHFSELELVDLTMVVTTINTWNRINLSFPNVPGTYKVGMFG
- a CDS encoding YciI family protein; the protein is MNDFLLIFRRDFTNKEAQPSPEELQNSISAWQNWFGGIAAQNKLARPLQRWDISGKVVKSDKHVINGPFVEIKESIGGLVIIKAESYEDAVEIAQGCPILELGGNVEVRMATEPEA
- a CDS encoding DUF1569 domain-containing protein yields the protein MKTIFDPAIRDELTRRVEALNENSTALWGKMNVFQMTRHCNIWNEWVLGKNSPVYKQEWLGKIFGKMALKSNTKDDKPLGKGMPAGKAFTVTQKEGDLNAQKKILVDLITDYEHFSNDQFIHDFFGKMTREQIGVFAYKHSDHHLRQFNV
- a CDS encoding alpha/beta fold hydrolase, encoding MKSLIKSTKSFFILLILLLSVFEINAQSTSNKPIFVLVHGAFHGGWCWQRVSTELRSKGNLVYTPTLSGLGEHKNTFNDEIDLNTHITDIVNFLITEDLHNVVLVGHSYAGAVIAGVADRMPDRLSKLVFLDAMLMENGQSALDVSPDDIREYFIKVSMDYDNGLSIPFFSSDFFGVTNLADIKWVNDRLTNQPFKTFCQPLELKHPYGNDLPLTYIACTGPELRAIQPFADKTKKSKNWKYLELKTGHDAMITMPVELSNMLQSLM
- a CDS encoding VOC family protein, translating into MITKMSITNIHVIDQNSAYDFYVNKLGFKLVDDIPMGPETRWLTVSPPEQPDLQLVLFPVTVSKMFPKEVAENLIDLIKKGIFGCGVLTCTDIFATYEELKAKGVEFIKPPTKEFYGTEALFKDDSGNYFSLQPLNNFDNENNI
- a CDS encoding AraC family transcriptional regulator, translated to MATDQYPKVYLYRRIVQAKLFIDNNYADKIDLNGISDEAYFSKFHFIRLFKSAYGKTPHQYLKYVRIEKAKELLKNNITVSEACFLVGFDSLSSFSGLFSKVVGKSPSNYLKHHQETQKKISLRPLSFVPGCYAYQHGWIDNENSNFEEPDV
- a CDS encoding SDR family oxidoreductase, giving the protein MKIVVIGGTGLIGTKLVKTLSEAGHEVIAASPGTGVNSVTGEGLNEALKGAEVVVDVANSPSFEQKAVLEFFETSGRNLIVAELIAGVKHHVALSVVGTDRPNANTYFQAKLVQETLIKESGIPYSILHATQFFEFVGGIAQAGIQEDQIHVSPAQFQPIASDDVVAALADITLGAPLNGSTEVAGPEKIGLDEIVRQYLSLKNDNRKVVTDLHAPYFGAEINDQSLVPGDHPRIGQETYADWIRKPGNLR
- a CDS encoding glycerophosphodiester phosphodiesterase family protein; the encoded protein is MMNYKKSLLILLFNGLFLITFGQRTLAPLPKSKNGFIVIAHRGSHLIKPENSIASIEEAIDLGADYVEIDLRTTRDGHLVLIHNETVDHTTNGRGRIQDLSLDEVEKLSLNAKDGYTYRLPRFKEALKACKNRINIYLDFKEADVAQAYEEIKAAGMEKQVLVYINKTEQYGLWRALAPQMPLMSGLPKHIKTKEELSSFLDKMPLEATDRFPDPALIAAIKESGLSVFLDVQMADEDPVKWKTAMDKGVQGVQTDHPKALIEYLQTNHVRNGINVSRP
- a CDS encoding helix-turn-helix domain-containing protein, yielding MKNDFVLLINDFIIFFYAKVVNVFLQFNNSPESEQTSNQNMSSQLKPGTSNACNITALSLACEVNDVLRDISPRWKMQILHKVASGTKQFSTLKHAFPSLSDQILGKRLSELVNDKLVDKIILKEKAPKSIHYMITDKGLELLKIIDDLHKWGLKYFSA
- a CDS encoding RNA polymerase sigma-70 factor; amino-acid sequence: MTLYHKLSDAELFSCLKKGDELAYTEIYKRFWAVLYRHARRMLQDEEEAEDVIQEVFTMLWNKASELQIKDSLSGFLYATVRNRIFDHMEHGKVKSKYMSSLGKFIEDGAYHTDYLIREKQLKELIEQEISALPEAMRVAFLLSRNANLSYKDIAEQMGVTENAVRNNISRALKILRQKFGSAVWIYLFFNSW
- a CDS encoding antibiotic biosynthesis monooxygenase translates to MAIHVAITRKILPGKEKEFKESLQHFLGASFTHGGVHGAAMISSFPGADSNEIGILRTFKDEQERDAFYNSALFMEWEAYASTLTEVPVYRELMGLEAWFRSPSPPPRWKMAVATLCGVFPTSLFLYYTVGLFISNLPPVIRLLITAASMVGLLTWVVMPVLIKIMKKWLQSVG
- a CDS encoding GNAT family protein, with the translated sequence MKLPPYNTFPNILAEKISLRQIQPSDINDIIEISFYDGIQATTVQQAIEMQDKINKDYFDGNSIHWGIVENETNKIVGTCGYYRGLDKGTGELGCVLLPQYQGQGFMTLAMSLAIDFGINNIGLKRIYAITSKANNKARKLLDRLNFIKIAELEDDEIEYELKHSSLTGSV